Proteins encoded within one genomic window of Diceros bicornis minor isolate mBicDic1 chromosome X, mDicBic1.mat.cur, whole genome shotgun sequence:
- the PSMD10 gene encoding 26S proteasome non-ATPase regulatory subunit 10 isoform X2 — protein MEGCVSNLMVCNLAYSGKLEELKDSILADKSLATRTDQDSRTALHWACSAGHTEIVEFLLQLGVPVNDKDDAGWSPLHIAASAGRDEIVKALLGKGAQVNAVNQNGCTPLHYAASKNRHEIAVMLLEGGANPDAKDHYEATAMHRAAAKDT, from the exons ATGGAGGGGTGTGTGTCTAACCTAATGGTCTGCAACCTGGCCTACAGCGGGAAGCTGGAGGAGTTGAAGGACAGCATCCTGGCCGATAAATCCCTGGCTACCAGAACTGACCAG GACAGCAGAACTGCATTGCATTGGGCATGCTCAGCCGGACATACAGAAATTGTTGAATTCTTGCTGCAACTTGGAGTGCCGGTGAATGATAAAGATGAT GCAGGTTGGTCTCCTCTTCATATTGCTGCTTCTGCTGGCCGGGATGAGATTGTAAAAGCCCTTCTGGGCAAAGGTGCTCAAGTGAATGCTGTCAATCAAAATGGCTGTACTCCCCTACATTATGCAGCTTCCAAAAACAGACATGAG ATCGCTGTCATGTTACTGGAAGGCGGGGCTAATCCAGATGCTAAGGACCATTATGAGGCTACAGCAATGCACCGGGCGGCAGCCAAGG